The window AACTCGCGCGGCGACAGTTTCGGCAGGATCGACGGAAGGCGCTGCGCCAGCATCGATTTTCCCGATCCCGGCGGCCCCACCATCAGAAGATTGTGCCCGCCGGCCGCCGCCACCTCCAGGGCACGCTTGGCGCTTTCCTGGCCCTTGATGTCGGCGAGGTCGGGCAGGTTGGATGCGACCGGATGAACCGCCGGCTCCGGCCGCGACAAAACCTGCGTGCCGCGAAAGTGGTTGGCGATGGATATCAGGCTGCGCGGCGCCACGATGTCGATGTCGGAGCCTGCCCATGCCGCCTCCGGCCCCACCGCATGGGGGCAGATCAGGCCCTTGCCCAGGGCGTTCGCGCCGATCGCGGCCGGCAGTGCGCCGGTAACCGGTGCGGTGGTTCCATCCAGCGCGAGTTCGCCGAGCACGACATAGGATTGCAGCACATCGCCGGGGATGGCGCCAAGCGCGGCCATCAGGCCAAGCGCGATCGGCAGGTCGTAGTGGCTGCCCTCCTTGGGCAAATCGGCCGGCGCGAGATTGACCGTCACCTTCTTGGGCGGCATCGACAGGCCGGACGCGTGAAGCGCGGCCTGCACGCGCTCCCGGCTTTCGGCCACCGCCTTGTCGGCGAGGCCGACGATCTGCATGCCGATCTTTCCAGGCCCGACCATGACCTGCACATCGACAGGTACGGCTTCGATGCCTTCGAAGGCGATGGTGGTGACCCGCGCAACCATGCTCTACCTGCCCCTTCGATCCGCCCCCGCAGGCAAATCCAAACGCAACCGTCCCAAAACGAAACCCGACTGCCGGCACTCAAGCACAAAGCTGCCGCTACGGCAAGAACAATACAAGAACAAATTCGCGCTTGAGATGCACACAGGTTGCAGGTGGTTGCAGATGCGGAACATCTGTTCCGCGAAACCGAAAAAGCCGGCGCGTGGCCGGCTCGTTCAGGCGGTTTCCACAGCGATCTCGCGGAGGCTCAGAGCGTCCTGGCGAGTTCCTCGAGCTGGTCGGCGGACTGGCCCCAGCCTTCGTGAAAACCCATCTTCTCGTGGTTTTCGCGGTCTTCCACCGTCCAGTGCCGCGCCCGGGCGATGTAGCGTGTCTTGCCGCCTTCGTCTGCCAGCGTGATCTCGCCAACGAAGAACGGCTTTTCGGATGGCTGCCAGGCGTGCGTGAACGCGTCGGTGAAGACCAGCTTCTCGTTCGGCACGACGTCGAGATAGACACCCTTGTTGGGATAGTCGTTGCCGTCCGGATCGCGCATCGTGATGTCGCTTGTTCCGCCGGGGCGCACATCGACCTCGGCGCTGGCGATCGTCCAGGGCTTCGGCACGAACCACTGCTTCAAGAGGTCGGCTTCGGTCCAGCAGCGATAGATGGCGTGGCGTGGTGCGTCGAGCAGGCGGTCGAGAACGAGTTCGCGGTCGTTGGCGGGCTTTGCTTCGGAAGTCATGGTCTTCTCCTCTTGTGTGCGATACCCCAAGGACGAACCAGATCGTCCGCACCCGACAGCCCCTCCGGAAAAATCTACCCGCGTTTTGCCTCGACCGCATCCCAGAACAGCGCGGCGATGTCCGCACCGCCGAAGCGCTTCACCTCGCGCACGCCGGTCGGCGACGTGACGTTGATCTCGGTCATGTAGTCGCCGATCACGTCGATGCCGACGAGAATGAAGCCGCGTTCCTTGAGCGACGGACCGATGCGCGCGCAAATCTCGCGTTCGCGCTCGGTGAGTTCGGTGGCCTCGGCGCGTCCTCCGGCGTGCATGTTCGAACGCGCATCGTGCTCGGCCGGCACGCGGTTGATCGCGCCCACGGCCTCGCCGTCGATGAGGATGATGCGCTTGTCGCCCTTGCGCACATCCTTGAGATAGCGCTGGACGATGAAGGGCTCCCGGAACATTTGGCTGAACATCTCCAGAAGCGAGCCGAGGTTCCTGTCGCCGTCGCGCATGTGGAAGATGCCGGCGCCGCCATTGCCGTAGAGCGGCTTGACGATGATGTCGCCATGGGCGCGGCGAAACGCATCCACCTCCGCCGGATCGCGCGTGATCAGCGTCTCCGGCATGAGGTCGGGAAACTCGGTGACGAAGATCTTCTCCGGGCTGTTGCGCACCCAGGCCGGGTCGTTGACGACGAGCGTCTTGGGATGGATGCGCTCCAGGATGTGGGTCGTCGTGATGTAGTTCATGTCGAAGGGCGGGTCCTGGCGAAGCAGGATCACGTCCATGGTCGACAGGTCGGTGCGTTCGGCTGCCCCCAGCGTGTAGTGGTCGCCCTTGATATCGCGGACCTCCATCGCCTCCACACGGGCAAAGACGCCACCATTCTCCATCGTCAGCCGGTCGGGCGTGTAGTGGAAAAGCGCATGGCCGCGCCGCTGTGCTTCCAGCGACAGCGCGAAAGAGGTATCGCCTGCGATCGAGACGGTGGAAATGTGGTCCATCTGGACGGCGACGCGAAGGGCCATGGGAAGACTCCGGCGGATGCATAGGGCGGGGACGTCTGGTTATCCCATCCCGCAGGCGGCGTCGAGATAAAGCAGGCTGGCTCGCGGTGGCCATGCGCTGGCGCTGGTCATCGTCGCCATTGGCGCGACCGGGCGATTGTTCTGTCCGATACCTTTCCTAAAGGGTTTTCTGGCAGCTTTCGGCCTGAAAAAAGCGAAAACGAGAAAACCAACAGAGGCGCCGATGCCCAACCTGTCC is drawn from Mesorhizobium sp. CAU 1732 and contains these coding sequences:
- a CDS encoding SRPBCC family protein, encoding MTSEAKPANDRELVLDRLLDAPRHAIYRCWTEADLLKQWFVPKPWTIASAEVDVRPGGTSDITMRDPDGNDYPNKGVYLDVVPNEKLVFTDAFTHAWQPSEKPFFVGEITLADEGGKTRYIARARHWTVEDRENHEKMGFHEGWGQSADQLEELARTL
- the gshB gene encoding glutathione synthase codes for the protein MALRVAVQMDHISTVSIAGDTSFALSLEAQRRGHALFHYTPDRLTMENGGVFARVEAMEVRDIKGDHYTLGAAERTDLSTMDVILLRQDPPFDMNYITTTHILERIHPKTLVVNDPAWVRNSPEKIFVTEFPDLMPETLITRDPAEVDAFRRAHGDIIVKPLYGNGGAGIFHMRDGDRNLGSLLEMFSQMFREPFIVQRYLKDVRKGDKRIILIDGEAVGAINRVPAEHDARSNMHAGGRAEATELTEREREICARIGPSLKERGFILVGIDVIGDYMTEINVTSPTGVREVKRFGGADIAALFWDAVEAKRG